The Streptococcus sp. 29896 genome includes a region encoding these proteins:
- a CDS encoding DUF554 domain-containing protein, whose translation MFALGTIINTVAIALAGLLGSWFGHLLKERHQSGLTLASGVAILFLGISGTLTGLLRVENGQLVTQNTLLFVLSLAFGTFLGEVLHIEGWFERLGIWLREKSGNGQDSQFLDAFLTASLTVCIGAMAIIGSIQDGLTGDYTLLAIKSILDFIIIFIMTASLGKGAGFSAVPVLIFQGSVTLLARLIEPLMTDQALANLSFIGSALIFCVGVNIVWDKKIRVANMLPAILIAVVWSFLN comes from the coding sequence ATGTTTGCCTTAGGAACGATTATCAATACGGTGGCCATTGCCCTAGCAGGTTTGCTAGGGTCTTGGTTTGGACATTTACTGAAAGAACGGCATCAGTCTGGTCTAACCTTGGCCAGCGGCGTTGCTATTCTATTTTTAGGGATTTCAGGAACGCTGACGGGTCTTTTAAGAGTGGAAAATGGTCAACTGGTCACCCAGAACACCCTGCTCTTTGTGCTCAGTCTGGCTTTTGGGACCTTTCTAGGCGAAGTCCTTCATATCGAAGGTTGGTTTGAGCGCTTGGGTATCTGGCTGCGTGAAAAGTCTGGCAATGGTCAGGATTCACAGTTTTTAGATGCTTTTCTAACCGCATCCCTTACTGTTTGCATCGGTGCCATGGCCATTATCGGTTCTATCCAAGATGGCTTGACGGGGGATTATACCCTCCTCGCCATTAAGAGTATTCTGGACTTTATCATCATCTTTATCATGACGGCCAGCTTGGGCAAGGGGGCTGGCTTTTCAGCAGTACCGGTTTTGATTTTTCAAGGCTCTGTGACTCTTTTGGCGCGCTTGATTGAGCCTCTGATGACGGATCAGGCCCTTGCCAATCTCTCCTTTATCGGCTCCGCCCTCATCTTCTGTGTCGGTGTTAATATCGTTTGGGACAAAAAGATTCGCGTGGCCAATATGTTGCCAGCTATTCTCATTGCGGTTGTTTGGTCATTTTTAAATTAG